A portion of the Triticum urartu cultivar G1812 unplaced genomic scaffold, Tu2.1 TuUngrouped_contig_3528, whole genome shotgun sequence genome contains these proteins:
- the LOC125527304 gene encoding probable carboxylesterase 5, with protein sequence MAEDLPRLSPQSALKMDQRKTAAATHVSASDRFEPRTWKMARSGPPTFDIRLSFSPSHHTAENTRASYSVSTRFTLPQLNTRHANKSSPATKKDAAGEEDITVDLYTFIREYKGGRVERFLSSSYVEASEDAAANRGVATKDVIVDESTGVSARLFLPAAAAATGDRLPVIMYVHGGSFCTESAFCRTYHNYARSLAARAGALVVSVEYRLAPEHPVPAAYDDAWAALQWVASLSDPWLSDYADLGRTFLAGDSAGGNIVYNTAVRAASGGEHIDVEGLVIVHPYFWGVQRLSSSELEWDGVAMFTPELIDRLWPFVTAGRLDKNDPRVNPLDEEIASLTCRRMLVAVAEKDTLRDRGRRLAANMRDCCAWADDENAVTLVESEGEDHGFHLYSPLRATSKVLMESIVQFINQRTALPLPAALLPELHELHACGGKKMDSCLPILGVPARPYMDVLGYGMAMKVRQNKTNKRFSIL encoded by the exons ATGGCGGAGGACTTGCCAAGGTTGTCACCTCAATCTGCTCTGAAGATGGACCAGCggaagacggcggcggcgacACATGTGAGTGCGTCGGACCGGTTTGAGCCTCGGACCTGGAAAATGGCTCGGTCGGGGCCTCCGACTTTTGATATTAGGCTTAG CTTCAGTCCCAGCCACCACACCGCAGAGAACACAAGAGCTTCATACTCGGTTAGCACTAGATTTACACTTCCTCAATTAAACACGAGGCATGCAAACAAGAGTTCTCCAGCTACCAAGAAGGATGCCGCCGGCGAGGAGGACATCACCGTCGACCTGTATACATTCATCCGCGAATACAAGGGCGGCCGTGTCGAGCGCTTCCTGAGCAGCTCATACGTGGAAGCGTCGGAGGACGCTGCTGCCAACCGTGGCGTGGCGACCAAGGACGTGATCGTCGACGAGAGCACCGGCGTGTCCGCGCGCCTGTTTCTTCCCGCAGCTGCCGCCGCAACCGGCGACAGGCTCCCCGTCATCATGTACGTCCACGGGGGATCCTTCTGCACGGAGAGCGCGTTCTGCCGCACGTACCACAACTACGCCAGGTCCCTGGCCGCGCGCGCCGGGGCGCTCGTCGTGTCCGTGGAGTACCGTCTCGCGCCGGAGCATCCCGTGCCTGCGGCCTACGACGATGCATGGGCGGCGCTTCAGTGGGTGGCGTCCCTTTCTGATCCCTGGCTTTCCGACTACGCCGACCTCGGGCGCACGTTCCTCGCCGGCGACAGCGCTGGCGGCAACATCGTCTACAACACGGCGGTGCGTGCTGCTAGCGGCGGCGAACACATCGACGTCGAGGGGCTTGTCATCGTGCACCCATACTTTTGGGGCGTCCAGCGGCTGTCCAGCTCCGAGCTAGAGTGGGACGGCGTCGCCATGTTTACGCCGGAGCTCATAGACAGACTCTGGCCGTTCGTTACGGCGGGCCGTCTCGACAAGAATGATCCTCGGGTCAACCCTCTCGACGAGGAGATCGCCTCGCTGACATGCCGGCGTATGCTGGTCGCCGTCGCCGAGAAGGACACCTTGCGTGACCGCGGGCGCCGGCTGGCGGCTAACATGCGCGACTGCTGCGCGTGGGCAGATGATGAAAATGCCGTGACATTGGTGGAGTCGGAGGGGGAAGACCATGGCTTCCACCTATACAGCCCGCTGCGGGCGACCAGCAAGGTTCTCATGGAGAGCATAGTGCAGTTCATCAACCAGCGCACGGCCTTGCCATTGCCGGCCGCTCTGCTGCCGGAGCTGCAcgagctgcatgcatgcggtggtaaGAAGATGGACTCATGCTTGCCTATTCTAGGCGTGCCTGCTAGGCCGTACATGGACGTGCTTGGTTATGGGATGGCCATGAAAG TCAGGCAGAACAAGACCAACAAGAGATTCTCCATATTATAA
- the LOC125527303 gene encoding transcription factor WRKY45-2-like: MKSSSTMVVNGGSEMDALLTRQQELLAQLRALILPALRDADGRSVDLAVSLFDDVIDCIAGVMSRLHGISTQADGHGPATAFDHTDVDVISPNAGEGQEEKPMISNIGQKRRRNNDRRSRSLVTAVPHYDGHHWRKYGQKNINGRENARSYYRCAYTERNCSATKTIQQQDQNGSLNCEEEAAKYNVVYYGHHTCSNHSTINGTMNDPGMDLSQNEKMAGSVKEFQKFDQGDLDVPALIEVLDNAELNWNIIC, translated from the exons ATGaagagcagcagcacgatggtCGTCAATGGCGGCTCCGAGATGGACGCGTTACTCACCCGGCAGCAGGAGCTTCTGGCGCAGCTCCGAGCGCTCATCCTGCCTGCGCTTCGCGACGCCGACGGCAGATCGGTCGACCTCGCCGTCAGCCTCTTCGACGACGTGATCGACTGCATCGCCGGTGTCATGTCCAGGCTTCACGGGATCAGTACACAAGCAGACGGTCATGGACCGGCGACGGCCTTCGACCACACAGACGTTGATGTAATTTCGCCCAATGCCGGCGAGGGACAAGAGGAGAAGCCTATGATCAGCAACATTGGTCAGAAGAGAAG GAGAAACAACGACAGGCGATCAAGATCACTTGTAACAGCTGTTCCACATTATGATGGCCATCACTGGAGAAAATATGGGCAGAAAAACATTAACGGGAGGGAAAATGCTAG GAGCTACTACAGATGCGCCTACACAGAACGCAATTGCTCAGCAACCAAGACAATTCAGCAACAGGATCAAAACGGCTCTCTTAATTGTGAAGAGGAAGCTGCAAAGTACAATGTTGTCTACTACGGTCATCACACTTGCAGCAATCACAGCACTATAAATGGCACGATGAATGACCCAGGTATGGACCTAAGTCAAAATGAGAAAATGGCGGGATCAGTAAAAGAATTTCAAAAGTTCGACCAAGGAGATCTGGATGTGCCAGCTCTAATAGAAGTGCTTGACAACGCTGAGCTGAATTGGAACATCATTTGCTAG